The Citrifermentans bemidjiense Bem genome window below encodes:
- a CDS encoding flavodoxin family protein, producing the protein MKKALVTYYSQSGNTRKMAQLIADHLQSRGVQADLIAVQDVDIDTLPSYDGFLVGSPNYFGTMAWPVKKFIDDSIKYYKKLNGKAAAAFTSEGMIGGGGDLVVLDILKAFLIHGCVVQGMTDAGHFGPVSIGAPDERIEKEVAVMGDAFCSLLNRP; encoded by the coding sequence ATGAAAAAGGCGCTGGTGACGTACTATTCGCAGTCGGGTAACACACGCAAGATGGCCCAGCTGATAGCAGACCACCTCCAGTCCCGCGGCGTTCAGGCCGACCTGATCGCGGTCCAGGACGTGGATATCGACACCCTCCCCTCCTACGACGGCTTCCTGGTCGGCTCCCCCAATTACTTCGGGACCATGGCCTGGCCGGTGAAGAAGTTCATCGACGACAGCATCAAGTACTACAAGAAGTTGAACGGGAAGGCGGCGGCCGCTTTCACCTCGGAGGGGATGATCGGCGGCGGCGGCGACCTGGTGGTCCTCGACATCCTGAAGGCGTTCCTGATTCACGGCTGCGTCGTTCAGGGAATGACCGATGCCGGCCATTTCGGACCGGTCTCCATCGGCGCGCCCGATGAGCGCATAGAGAAGGAAGTGGCGGTCATGGGCGACGCCTTCTGCTCGCTGCTCAACAGGCCGTAA
- a CDS encoding DUF2845 domain-containing protein, which produces MRFLGAITLSFLLALPAWATENPTMICPKGIVSDGDYQVEVLAKCGEPAAKIRREEKRFEKVRDGGREKTLASTVTVDEWTFNFGPQEFLQLVVIEDGRVKRIESLGYGY; this is translated from the coding sequence ATGAGATTTTTAGGCGCGATAACCCTGTCCTTTTTGCTCGCCCTCCCGGCATGGGCGACGGAAAACCCCACCATGATCTGCCCCAAGGGGATCGTCTCGGACGGCGATTACCAGGTGGAAGTGCTGGCGAAGTGCGGGGAACCGGCGGCCAAGATACGCAGAGAGGAGAAGCGCTTCGAGAAGGTGCGCGATGGGGGTAGGGAAAAGACGCTGGCAAGCACGGTGACCGTCGATGAATGGACCTTCAACTTCGGCCCCCAGGAATTCCTGCAGCTGGTGGTCATCGAGGACGGCCGGGTGAAAAGGATCGAGAGCCTGGGGTACGGCTACTGA
- a CDS encoding glycerate kinase type-2 family protein yields the protein MEPRALLQQMFEAAVASARPQECIPKHLPAPPAGKTVVIGAGKASAAMARAFEEAWQGEIAAGLVVTRYGYEVPCRRIEIVSAAHPVPDLAGCAAAARMLELVRGLKPEDLVICLISGGGSALLPLPLPGVTLAQKQELSRQLLNCGASISEINCVRRHLSAIKGGRLAAACHPARVITLAISDVPGDSPADIASGPTVADATTCADALAIVRRYGISLPGHLQEILLSGAGESVKPGDPRLQEEDYRLVATPQRALEAAAQVAAGHGVAAQILSDRIEGEARDVGKVMAGVALQVARRSQPFAPPCVLLSGGETTVTVRGSGRGGRNVEFLLSVGIALNGADGIHALAADTDGVDGREEIAGAYLSPDSLQRGWQLGINPKLSLDDNDGHGFFQALGDSLVTGPTFTNVNDFRAVLII from the coding sequence ATGGAACCCCGCGCCCTGCTGCAGCAGATGTTCGAAGCCGCAGTCGCTTCGGCTCGTCCGCAAGAGTGCATCCCCAAGCATCTACCCGCACCGCCGGCGGGTAAAACTGTGGTGATCGGAGCGGGCAAGGCCTCCGCCGCCATGGCCCGCGCCTTCGAGGAAGCCTGGCAAGGGGAGATCGCGGCCGGCCTGGTGGTCACCCGCTACGGGTACGAGGTTCCCTGCCGCCGCATCGAGATCGTGTCGGCCGCCCACCCCGTCCCCGACCTGGCCGGTTGCGCAGCCGCCGCCCGCATGCTCGAACTGGTGCGGGGGCTAAAGCCCGAGGACCTCGTGATCTGTCTCATCTCCGGCGGCGGCTCCGCGCTGCTCCCGCTTCCCCTTCCGGGAGTGACCCTGGCGCAAAAACAGGAGTTGAGCCGCCAGCTCTTAAACTGCGGGGCGAGCATAAGCGAGATCAACTGCGTGCGCCGCCACCTCTCCGCCATCAAGGGGGGAAGGCTTGCAGCGGCCTGCCATCCCGCACGGGTAATCACCCTGGCCATCTCCGACGTCCCCGGCGACAGCCCGGCCGATATCGCCTCCGGGCCGACCGTCGCCGACGCCACCACCTGCGCCGATGCCCTAGCCATCGTCCGCCGCTATGGGATATCTCTTCCCGGCCATTTGCAGGAGATCCTTCTTTCGGGGGCTGGTGAATCGGTGAAGCCGGGGGACCCGAGGCTGCAGGAGGAGGATTACCGGCTGGTGGCGACGCCGCAAAGGGCATTGGAGGCTGCGGCCCAGGTGGCGGCCGGTCACGGCGTCGCGGCGCAGATACTGAGCGACCGGATCGAGGGGGAGGCGAGGGATGTGGGGAAGGTCATGGCGGGCGTCGCCTTGCAGGTTGCCCGGCGCAGCCAGCCCTTTGCCCCTCCTTGCGTCCTTCTTTCGGGCGGGGAGACCACTGTGACGGTGCGCGGCAGCGGCAGGGGAGGGCGCAACGTCGAGTTCCTGCTTTCAGTGGGTATAGCCTTGAACGGTGCGGACGGGATCCATGCCCTCGCAGCCGACACCGACGGGGTCGACGGCCGCGAGGAGATAGCTGGCGCGTATCTCTCGCCCGATTCCCTGCAAAGGGGGTGGCAATTGGGGATCAACCCGAAACTAAGCCTGGACGACAACGACGGGCACGGGTTCTTCCAGGCGCTGGGGGACTCCCTGGTCACCGGCCCGACCTTCACCAACGTCAACGATTTCCGCGCCGTTCTCATAATCTGA